A single region of the Deinococcus radiopugnans ATCC 19172 genome encodes:
- a CDS encoding YihY/virulence factor BrkB family protein → MRFTPADLFTLLRESALAFSQDKAPRLAAAIAYYAIFAIAPLLFFVLAVASGLLANANVQERLFEFLADNLNQSAVEFVKGIVPDGSRLQQSTLWASIAGFVTLFMGSTGLFVQLQDALNTLWGAEPATGNGILNVIKSRLVSFGLVLLIGVIIIAFLIGNTYLSAIAEHLGEVIGLGTLFVRVATFVVSAGILTVVFAALYKVLPNVKLQWREVWIGSAITSVLFTLGQIGIGIYLGQAAPGSAFGAAGSLVLLLLWIYFSSMVFFFGAEVTWVYSQKFGSGAGGAASVDKKAALVGKGAHISAAPTAQELAARRKEERGGSLPGRLGEMLDTANAKLPRVLPHAPTRAEGRLLPTVRGTLWNAVRAVLAVPAVIVLRLLGWTGGKGGR, encoded by the coding sequence ATGAGGTTCACGCCCGCCGACCTGTTCACCCTGCTGCGCGAGTCCGCGCTGGCTTTCAGTCAGGACAAGGCTCCGCGGCTGGCCGCCGCCATCGCGTACTACGCCATCTTTGCCATTGCGCCGCTGCTGTTTTTCGTGCTGGCGGTCGCCAGCGGGCTGCTGGCCAACGCCAACGTGCAGGAGCGGCTGTTCGAATTCCTGGCCGACAACCTGAACCAGAGCGCCGTGGAGTTCGTCAAGGGCATCGTGCCCGACGGCAGCCGCCTGCAACAGTCGACGTTGTGGGCGAGCATCGCAGGCTTCGTGACGCTGTTCATGGGGTCCACCGGCCTGTTCGTGCAGCTTCAGGACGCTCTGAATACCCTGTGGGGCGCGGAACCGGCCACCGGCAACGGCATCCTGAACGTGATCAAATCGCGGCTGGTCTCCTTCGGGCTGGTGCTGCTGATCGGCGTGATCATCATCGCCTTTCTGATCGGCAACACCTACCTGTCGGCCATCGCCGAGCATCTGGGCGAGGTGATCGGGCTGGGCACGCTGTTCGTGCGGGTCGCGACGTTCGTGGTCAGCGCGGGCATCCTGACGGTGGTGTTCGCCGCGCTGTACAAGGTGCTGCCCAACGTCAAGCTGCAGTGGCGTGAGGTCTGGATCGGCTCGGCGATCACGTCGGTGCTGTTCACCCTGGGGCAGATCGGCATCGGCATCTACCTAGGCCAGGCCGCGCCCGGCAGCGCTTTCGGGGCCGCCGGATCGCTGGTGCTGCTGCTGCTGTGGATCTACTTTTCCAGCATGGTCTTCTTCTTCGGCGCGGAGGTCACCTGGGTGTACTCGCAGAAGTTCGGCTCCGGCGCGGGCGGAGCGGCCAGCGTGGACAAGAAAGCCGCGCTGGTCGGCAAGGGCGCGCACATCAGCGCCGCGCCCACCGCGCAGGAACTGGCTGCCCGCCGGAAGGAGGAGAGGGGCGGGTCATTGCCGGGGCGGCTGGGCGAGATGCTGGATACGGCCAACGCGAAACTGCCGCGCGTGCTGCCCCACGCCCCCACCCGCGCCGAGGGGCGGCTGCTGCCCACGGTACGCGGCACCCTGTGGAACGCGGTGCGCGCCGTGCTGGCCGTGCCCGCCGTGATCGTTCTGCGGCTGCTGGGCTGGACCGGGGGCAAGGGCGGACGGTAG
- a CDS encoding 3-oxoacid CoA-transferase: protein MKTVPIISADEAAALIKSGDTLLVGGFGMTGNPVHLVHALAETQTRELTFVGNNVGEAGLSGGRLLRNGQLKKAIGSFFTSNREAVAAAQEGALDVQLIPQGTLAEALRAGGAGIGGFYTPTAAGTVIAGSADVRVLNGQEMVFVPALRGDVALIRAWRADTAGNLQYRLTEQNFNPAMATAATLVIAEVEEIVEVGEIAPEHVHTPGLYVDYLVQATLTLADLGSSADVKGGAKRVDEARMNMARRALQELSPGDVVNLGIGIPTLVADLITPEMNINLHTENGMLGVGPAPEGGGAMDFPVNAGKIPVTALPGASYFDSAASFGMIRGGHVDVAVMGGLQVDAAGNLANWAVPGKPLLGVGGAMDLASGARRLIVTMTHTDPDGTPKIVEECTLPLTARGAVDMIITNQAVFEFVDEQLTLTGLMPGASLQDVRRSTEAHFAERLTEQTVVEI from the coding sequence GTGAAAACGGTGCCCATCATCTCCGCTGACGAGGCCGCCGCGCTGATCAAGTCAGGCGACACCCTGCTGGTGGGCGGCTTCGGCATGACCGGCAACCCGGTGCATCTGGTGCACGCGCTGGCCGAAACGCAGACCCGTGAGCTGACCTTCGTGGGCAACAACGTCGGTGAGGCGGGCCTGAGCGGGGGCCGATTACTGCGAAACGGGCAGCTGAAAAAGGCCATCGGCTCGTTCTTCACCAGCAACCGCGAGGCGGTGGCGGCGGCGCAGGAGGGCGCGCTGGACGTGCAGCTGATCCCGCAGGGCACGCTGGCCGAGGCGCTGCGGGCCGGCGGCGCGGGCATCGGCGGCTTCTATACGCCCACCGCCGCCGGAACCGTGATCGCCGGGAGCGCGGACGTGCGCGTGTTGAACGGTCAGGAGATGGTCTTCGTTCCGGCGCTGCGCGGTGACGTGGCCTTGATCCGCGCGTGGCGGGCCGACACGGCGGGCAACCTGCAATACCGACTGACCGAGCAGAACTTCAACCCCGCGATGGCGACGGCGGCGACGCTGGTCATCGCAGAAGTCGAAGAGATCGTGGAGGTGGGCGAGATTGCGCCCGAACACGTCCATACCCCCGGCCTATACGTGGATTATCTGGTGCAGGCCACCCTGACCCTGGCGGATCTGGGCAGCAGCGCCGATGTGAAGGGCGGAGCCAAACGCGTGGACGAGGCCCGCATGAACATGGCCCGCCGCGCCCTGCAGGAGCTGAGTCCTGGCGACGTGGTGAATCTGGGCATCGGCATCCCGACGCTGGTGGCGGACCTGATCACGCCCGAAATGAACATCAACCTGCACACCGAGAACGGCATGCTGGGCGTCGGCCCTGCGCCGGAGGGCGGCGGCGCGATGGACTTCCCCGTGAATGCGGGCAAGATTCCGGTCACTGCCCTGCCGGGAGCGAGCTATTTCGACTCTGCGGCGTCCTTCGGCATGATCCGGGGCGGCCACGTGGACGTGGCAGTCATGGGCGGCTTGCAAGTGGACGCGGCGGGCAATCTGGCCAACTGGGCGGTGCCGGGCAAGCCCCTGCTGGGCGTGGGCGGTGCGATGGACCTGGCCAGCGGCGCCAGACGGTTGATCGTGACCATGACCCATACGGACCCGGACGGCACCCCAAAGATCGTTGAGGAGTGCACGCTGCCGCTGACCGCGCGAGGTGCGGTGGACATGATCATTACCAATCAGGCGGTCTTTGAGTTTGTGGATGAACAGCTCACCCTGACCGGATTGATGCCCGGTGCATCCCTTCAAGACGTTCGCCGGAGCACGGAAGCCCACTTTGCAGAACGCCTGACAGAGCAGACCGTCGTTGAAATCTGA
- the asnS gene encoding asparagine--tRNA ligase, producing the protein MASHSSIHDLKDHIGQSVQVHAWLTDKSGKGKLQFLKLRDGSGFVQATVFKGDVEENVFEAAKRLTQEQAVTVTGEVRADERAPGGVELSVRELTPISENHAEYAITPKEHGIEFLMDHRHLWLRHRRPWAVMRVRDSVQRAIVDFFHGEGFIRFDAPFFTPNAAEGTTELFEIDLFGEDKAYLSQTGQLHAEAGAFAFGKVYTSGPTFRAEKSKTRRHLLEFWMIEPEVAPSNHRENLNLQERMLSFIVRRALDECAPELELLGRDTAKLAGAAEGNYPRITYTEALEIVRQHIEAGDLPPNVQDDVQPVEWGDDLGAPHETILGHHFDRPVIIEKYPAAIKAFYMQPDPEDPRVALCDDVIAPEGYGEIIGGSERIHDYDLLKSRIEEQGLPLEAFDWYLDLRRVGSVPHAGYGMGLERVIAWICGLDHIREAIPFPRMLTRMRP; encoded by the coding sequence ATGGCTTCCCACTCCAGCATTCATGACCTCAAGGACCACATCGGGCAGAGCGTGCAGGTTCACGCCTGGCTGACCGACAAGAGCGGCAAGGGCAAACTGCAGTTCCTGAAACTGCGCGACGGCAGCGGCTTCGTGCAGGCCACCGTGTTCAAGGGCGACGTGGAAGAAAACGTGTTCGAGGCCGCCAAGCGGCTGACCCAGGAGCAGGCCGTCACCGTGACCGGCGAGGTGCGAGCCGACGAGCGCGCGCCCGGTGGCGTCGAGCTGAGCGTGCGTGAATTGACGCCGATTTCGGAGAACCACGCCGAGTACGCCATCACGCCCAAGGAACACGGCATCGAGTTTCTGATGGACCACCGCCACCTGTGGCTGAGGCACCGCCGCCCCTGGGCCGTGATGCGGGTGCGTGACAGCGTGCAGCGCGCCATCGTGGACTTTTTCCACGGCGAGGGCTTTATCCGCTTCGACGCGCCGTTCTTCACGCCCAACGCCGCCGAGGGCACCACCGAACTGTTCGAGATCGACCTGTTCGGTGAGGACAAGGCGTACCTGTCGCAGACCGGGCAACTGCACGCGGAGGCGGGCGCGTTCGCTTTCGGCAAGGTCTACACCTCCGGCCCCACCTTCCGCGCCGAGAAGAGCAAGACCCGCCGCCACCTGCTGGAATTCTGGATGATCGAGCCGGAGGTGGCCCCCAGCAACCACCGCGAGAACCTGAACCTGCAAGAGCGCATGCTCAGCTTCATCGTGCGCCGCGCGCTGGACGAGTGCGCCCCGGAACTGGAGCTGCTGGGCCGCGACACCGCCAAACTGGCCGGGGCCGCCGAGGGGAACTACCCGCGCATCACCTACACCGAGGCGTTGGAGATCGTGCGGCAGCACATCGAGGCGGGAGATCTGCCGCCCAACGTGCAGGACGACGTTCAGCCGGTGGAGTGGGGCGACGACCTGGGCGCGCCGCACGAGACGATTCTGGGCCACCACTTTGACCGCCCCGTCATCATCGAGAAGTACCCGGCGGCCATCAAGGCGTTTTACATGCAGCCGGACCCGGAAGACCCCCGCGTGGCCCTGTGCGACGACGTGATCGCCCCCGAAGGCTACGGCGAGATCATCGGCGGCAGCGAGCGCATCCACGACTACGACCTGCTCAAGTCGCGCATCGAGGAACAGGGCCTGCCGCTGGAGGCCTTCGACTGGTATCTGGACCTGCGGCGGGTGGGCAGCGTGCCGCACGCCGGCTACGGCATGGGCCTGGAGCGCGTGATCGCCTGGATCTGCGGCCTGGACCATATTCGGGAGGCGATTCCCTTTCCGCGCATGCTGACGCGGATGCGGCCCTGA
- the hisA gene encoding 1-(5-phosphoribosyl)-5-[(5-phosphoribosylamino)methylideneamino]imidazole-4-carboxamide isomerase, translating into MTASASFSAPPLIIPCVDIQSGRAVRLYEGDPDRETVYFDSPLAAARHWVSLGAGLVHLVDLDAATGRGENRAVIARIVAELGVPVEVGGGIRDRAGAETLLKSGVDRVVLGTAAVKSPELVAELIAAHGPERVVVSLDARGLEVATHGWAHGSGLQVAELTPRLAEAGLETLIFTDVTRDGTLRGLDRDLMREVRRLWTNTLIVGGGVANTDDVRLLAEEGIQGAIVGRAIYEGTLAYPVRL; encoded by the coding sequence ATGACTGCTTCCGCTTCCTTCTCTGCGCCGCCGCTGATCATTCCCTGCGTGGACATCCAGTCTGGGCGCGCCGTGCGCCTGTACGAGGGCGATCCGGACCGCGAAACCGTGTATTTCGACTCGCCGCTGGCCGCCGCGCGCCACTGGGTCAGCCTGGGGGCCGGGCTGGTGCATCTGGTGGACCTGGACGCCGCCACCGGACGCGGCGAGAACCGCGCGGTGATCGCCCGCATCGTCGCCGAACTGGGCGTGCCGGTGGAGGTGGGCGGTGGCATCCGGGACCGCGCGGGGGCCGAGACGCTGCTGAAGAGCGGTGTGGACCGGGTGGTCCTCGGCACCGCCGCCGTGAAGTCGCCTGAACTGGTGGCCGAACTGATCGCCGCGCACGGCCCCGAGCGGGTGGTCGTCAGTCTGGACGCGCGCGGGCTGGAGGTCGCCACCCACGGCTGGGCGCACGGCAGCGGCCTGCAGGTGGCCGAGCTGACCCCCCGGCTGGCCGAGGCGGGCCTGGAAACCCTGATCTTCACCGACGTGACCCGCGACGGCACCCTGAGGGGCCTGGACCGCGACCTGATGCGGGAAGTGCGGCGGCTGTGGACCAACACCCTGATCGTGGGCGGCGGCGTCGCCAACACGGACGACGTGCGCCTGCTGGCCGAGGAGGGCATCCAGGGGGCCATCGTGGGCCGGGCCATCTACGAGGGCACGCTGGCGTATCCGGTCCGCCTCTAA
- a CDS encoding NAD-dependent malic enzyme — protein MPKSPPVSRYYDVKRDEHGKRFIDVQVSGLALLQNPLLNKTTAFTPEERRDLGLEGLIPPHNSSFEEQKERTYRRYQRNANDLEKHEYLRALQDRNEVLFFGVLEDHLEEMLPIIYTPTVGEAVKFFSNNYRYPRGFTVSTQDIDRVEDMLENVPVNDVRMIVATDSSAILGIGDQGFGGMAISIGKLSLYTAAGGVGPDKTLPVELDVGTNRQDLIDDPLYLGVHHKRLTGAAYDEFLDAFVEAVSARYPKAIIQWEDFSRGTAFRVLERYRKVVPSFNDDIQGTGAMALAGVMSASRIKGERLSQQVFVIVGAGAAGIGVATAIRQGLEADGLSYAEANARVYVVDRHGLLMEGQDDLEPQQMSFVRRKEDLVGWTYAGDYPTLHGVIVNAGATALLGFTGVPGLFRQESVEAMLEHTPRPIIFPLSNPSSHVEARPADLIEWTKGGAIMASGSPFPDVEYGGQSYPVGQGNNAFIFPGLGFGAVAARAREITDNMVMASAKTLAEFTQQYGERVYPPISALRELSIRVAVNVARQAITDGVCAERRIRTMTDEQLEAVIRDRAWLPQYLPLRKVGSTT, from the coding sequence ATGCCCAAATCTCCTCCTGTGTCCCGGTACTATGACGTCAAACGCGATGAACACGGCAAACGGTTTATCGACGTGCAGGTCAGCGGACTGGCCCTGCTGCAAAATCCCCTCCTGAACAAGACCACCGCCTTCACGCCCGAAGAGCGCCGGGACCTGGGGCTGGAGGGGCTGATTCCGCCGCACAACAGCAGCTTCGAGGAGCAGAAGGAGCGCACCTACCGCCGCTACCAGCGCAACGCCAATGACCTGGAAAAGCACGAATACCTGCGCGCCTTGCAGGACCGCAACGAGGTGCTGTTTTTCGGGGTCCTGGAAGACCACCTTGAGGAGATGCTGCCGATCATCTACACCCCCACGGTAGGCGAGGCGGTCAAGTTCTTCTCGAACAACTACCGCTACCCGCGTGGCTTTACCGTCAGCACCCAGGACATCGACCGGGTCGAGGACATGCTGGAGAACGTGCCGGTCAACGACGTGCGGATGATCGTCGCCACCGACAGCAGCGCGATTCTGGGCATCGGGGACCAGGGCTTCGGCGGCATGGCGATTTCAATTGGCAAGCTCTCGCTCTACACCGCAGCCGGTGGCGTCGGCCCCGACAAGACGCTGCCGGTCGAGCTGGACGTGGGCACCAACCGCCAGGACCTGATCGACGATCCGCTGTACCTGGGCGTTCACCACAAGAGATTGACCGGGGCCGCCTACGACGAGTTCCTGGACGCCTTCGTGGAGGCCGTCTCGGCCCGCTACCCCAAGGCGATCATCCAGTGGGAGGACTTCTCGCGCGGCACGGCCTTCCGGGTGCTGGAGCGCTACCGCAAGGTGGTGCCCAGTTTCAATGACGACATCCAGGGCACCGGGGCGATGGCCCTGGCCGGGGTGATGAGTGCCTCGCGCATCAAGGGCGAGCGCCTGTCGCAGCAGGTCTTCGTGATCGTGGGCGCGGGCGCGGCGGGGATCGGCGTCGCCACTGCCATCCGCCAGGGCCTGGAGGCCGACGGCCTGAGTTACGCCGAGGCCAACGCCCGCGTGTACGTGGTGGACCGTCACGGCCTTTTGATGGAAGGCCAGGACGATCTGGAACCGCAGCAGATGAGCTTCGTGCGGCGCAAGGAAGATCTCGTGGGCTGGACCTACGCCGGCGACTACCCCACCCTGCACGGCGTGATCGTCAACGCCGGGGCCACCGCGCTGCTGGGCTTTACCGGCGTGCCGGGGCTGTTCCGGCAGGAAAGCGTGGAGGCCATGCTGGAGCACACGCCGCGCCCGATCATCTTTCCCCTGAGCAACCCCAGCAGCCACGTTGAGGCCCGCCCCGCCGACCTGATCGAGTGGACGAAGGGCGGCGCGATCATGGCCTCCGGCAGCCCCTTCCCGGACGTGGAATACGGGGGCCAGAGCTACCCGGTGGGCCAGGGCAACAACGCCTTTATCTTTCCGGGCCTGGGCTTCGGCGCGGTGGCCGCCCGCGCCCGCGAGATCACCGACAACATGGTGATGGCGTCCGCGAAGACCCTGGCCGAGTTCACCCAGCAGTACGGCGAGCGCGTGTACCCGCCGATCAGCGCCCTGCGCGAGCTGAGCATCCGTGTGGCCGTCAACGTGGCGCGGCAGGCCATCACCGACGGTGTGTGCGCCGAGCGCCGCATCCGCACCATGACCGACGAGCAACTGGAAGCGGTCATACGGGACCGTGCGTGGCTTCCCCAGTACCTGCCGCTGCGCAAGGTGGGTAGCACCACTTAG
- a CDS encoding glycosyltransferase, with protein MRIGIITATYLPSRNGVATSTALFVRGLRERGHEVRVFAPRHPLMPARENGVYRLNSSFLGARALGAPADYPVLLAPGPLLTARLPLRDLDVLHTMHPFLAGGLALKWSRLSGAPVVFTAHTQYDEYLHYTPMPPRLGRAMLRPHVSAFARRVDAVLAPGRAMVQMLHEYGYGGHVELFPNPVDLAAFQAADGHAFRAEHNVPPDAPLVMYLGRLAPEKNLDVMIRAFDQARASRPELRLLVVGDGPSRISAARDAPEGIKFTGPVPYARVPEALAAADAFLTASTSEVLPMSMIEALAAGAPLVAACSPAALDLTTEGVNGTVREATPQALADGLLFALHPDRLGALQAGARASAAQYDLPVRARALEEVYRGVVARRRPRG; from the coding sequence GTGAGAATCGGAATCATCACCGCGACCTACCTGCCGTCCCGCAACGGCGTGGCGACCAGCACGGCGCTGTTCGTGCGCGGCCTGCGCGAGCGCGGCCACGAGGTCCGGGTGTTCGCCCCGCGCCACCCGCTGATGCCCGCTCGGGAGAACGGCGTGTACCGCCTGAACAGCTCGTTTCTGGGGGCGCGGGCGCTGGGCGCCCCGGCGGATTACCCGGTGCTGCTGGCCCCCGGTCCGCTGCTGACCGCCCGCCTGCCACTGCGAGATCTGGACGTGCTGCACACCATGCACCCGTTTCTGGCCGGGGGATTGGCGCTGAAATGGTCCCGGCTGTCGGGCGCGCCGGTGGTGTTCACGGCGCACACCCAGTACGACGAGTACCTGCACTACACCCCGATGCCCCCGCGCCTGGGCCGCGCCATGCTGCGCCCGCACGTCAGCGCCTTTGCCCGCCGGGTAGACGCGGTGCTGGCGCCGGGCCGGGCCATGGTCCAGATGCTGCACGAGTACGGCTACGGGGGGCATGTGGAACTGTTCCCGAATCCGGTGGATCTGGCCGCGTTTCAGGCCGCCGACGGGCACGCGTTCCGGGCCGAGCACAATGTGCCCCCGGACGCGCCGCTGGTGATGTACCTGGGCCGGCTGGCCCCCGAGAAGAATCTGGACGTGATGATCCGGGCCTTCGATCAGGCGCGGGCCAGCCGCCCGGAGCTGAGACTGCTGGTGGTCGGCGACGGCCCCAGCCGCATATCGGCAGCCAGGGACGCGCCCGAGGGCATAAAGTTTACCGGCCCGGTGCCCTACGCCCGCGTGCCGGAGGCGCTGGCCGCCGCCGACGCTTTCCTGACGGCCAGCACCAGCGAGGTGCTGCCCATGAGCATGATCGAGGCGCTGGCGGCGGGCGCGCCGCTGGTGGCCGCCTGCAGCCCCGCCGCGCTGGACCTGACCACGGAGGGCGTGAACGGCACGGTGCGCGAGGCGACGCCACAGGCGCTGGCCGACGGGCTGCTGTTCGCGCTGCACCCGGACCGGCTGGGCGCGCTGCAGGCGGGCGCGCGGGCCAGCGCTGCCCAGTACGACCTGCCCGTGCGGGCGCGGGCGCTGGAAGAGGTCTACCGCGGTGTGGTGGCCCGCCGCCGCCCGCGCGGCTGA
- a CDS encoding cation:proton antiporter, whose translation MSSSETFGIFVVLLAALSFLNSRFFKLPPTIGILIGGLLLAGGVAALDRLGVPLADQFQATVTSLPFGSLVFDWLLGFLLFASAIQINVKLLFEERLSVVAVTLLTTLTTLLTLGTGLFYLLQWVGLPVPWAAALLFGAIVAPTDPVAALPLLRAARVPEKVESLIAGESLFNDGVGVVAFTVLVALLPPVTQDVTVWSTLLLFGREMLGGLALGAALGWVAFAFIRRTALDENTRLVIALALVVGGNALAQRLEVSAPVTAVMGGLTLVALLQLVRRKIRQGGTLAQWEAEHHDRLDTIHDHLATFWNFVDYLLNAALFTLMAFEILSLDLGWPLLALLPAVIALALGARALGVWLPITLLKRHETFPPYTRRLMVWSGLRGGVTLALAFNVPDGELRNMLLVLSYGVVVFSLLVQGLTIPALARRATATAQTG comes from the coding sequence ATGTCCTCCAGCGAGACGTTCGGCATCTTCGTGGTGTTGCTGGCCGCGCTGTCCTTTCTGAACAGCCGCTTTTTCAAACTGCCGCCCACCATCGGCATCCTGATCGGCGGGTTGCTGCTGGCCGGGGGCGTGGCCGCACTGGACCGGCTGGGTGTGCCGCTGGCGGACCAGTTCCAGGCCACCGTGACCTCGCTGCCCTTTGGTTCGCTGGTCTTCGACTGGCTGCTGGGGTTCCTGCTTTTTGCCAGCGCCATCCAGATCAACGTAAAGCTGCTGTTCGAGGAACGCCTGAGCGTGGTGGCCGTGACCCTGCTCACCACCCTGACCACCCTGCTGACGCTGGGCACCGGCCTGTTCTACCTGCTGCAGTGGGTGGGCCTGCCTGTGCCTTGGGCGGCGGCGCTGCTGTTCGGGGCCATCGTCGCGCCCACCGACCCGGTGGCGGCGCTGCCGCTGCTGCGGGCCGCCCGGGTGCCGGAGAAGGTGGAATCGCTGATCGCCGGGGAGTCGCTGTTCAACGACGGCGTGGGCGTGGTGGCCTTTACCGTGCTGGTGGCCCTGCTGCCGCCCGTCACGCAGGACGTGACCGTCTGGAGCACGCTGCTGCTGTTCGGGCGCGAGATGCTGGGCGGCCTCGCGCTGGGCGCGGCGCTGGGCTGGGTGGCCTTCGCCTTCATCCGCCGCACCGCGCTGGATGAGAACACCCGGCTGGTGATCGCGCTGGCGCTGGTGGTGGGGGGCAACGCGCTGGCGCAGCGGCTGGAGGTCAGCGCCCCGGTCACGGCGGTCATGGGCGGGCTGACGCTGGTGGCGCTGCTGCAACTGGTGCGCCGCAAGATCCGGCAGGGCGGCACGCTGGCCCAGTGGGAGGCCGAACACCACGACCGGCTCGATACCATCCACGACCACCTGGCCACCTTCTGGAACTTCGTGGACTACCTGCTGAACGCCGCGCTGTTCACGCTGATGGCCTTCGAGATCCTCAGTCTGGACCTGGGCTGGCCGCTGCTGGCGCTGCTGCCCGCCGTGATCGCGCTGGCGCTGGGGGCGCGGGCGCTGGGCGTGTGGCTGCCCATCACGCTGCTGAAACGGCACGAAACGTTTCCGCCGTACACCCGCCGCCTGATGGTCTGGTCCGGGCTGCGCGGCGGCGTCACCCTGGCGCTGGCCTTCAACGTGCCGGACGGCGAGTTGCGCAACATGCTGCTGGTCCTGAGTTACGGGGTGGTGGTCTTCAGCCTGCTGGTGCAGGGGCTGACCATCCCGGCGCTGGCCCGGCGCGCGACGGCGACAGCGCAGACCGGTTAG
- a CDS encoding thioesterase family protein, whose product MRPIPAGFIQTLILTVTDEMTVDFGELGAVHPVYATYWLAKHFEEAGRKIILPFLDDGEGGIGSQVEVIHTGPALPGMTVTVTATFTAQEGRRIHADMRAVTELGDEIGHGSTTQFVLPQTRIDANFEALRDRWAAHREPGK is encoded by the coding sequence ATGCGCCCCATTCCCGCCGGCTTTATCCAGACCCTGATCCTCACCGTGACCGACGAGATGACCGTCGACTTCGGCGAACTCGGGGCTGTCCACCCGGTCTACGCGACGTACTGGCTGGCCAAACACTTCGAGGAGGCGGGCCGCAAGATCATCCTGCCGTTCCTGGACGACGGCGAGGGCGGCATCGGCTCGCAGGTGGAGGTGATCCACACCGGCCCGGCCCTGCCGGGTATGACCGTGACCGTGACCGCCACCTTCACGGCGCAGGAGGGGCGGCGCATCCACGCAGACATGCGCGCCGTCACCGAACTGGGCGACGAGATCGGCCACGGCAGCACCACCCAGTTCGTGCTGCCGCAAACGCGCATCGACGCCAACTTCGAGGCGCTGCGGGACCGCTGGGCGGCCCACCGGGAGCCTGGGAAGTAG
- a CDS encoding thiolase family protein — translation MTHPSPTPLQDRDVVIVSAVRTPIGAIRGALSTVRPDDLAAHIIKAAVERSGVNPELIEEVILGCANQAGEDNRNVARMAALLAGLPDTVAGLTVNRLCASGLSAINTAARAIRNGDGDVYVAGGVESMTRAPLVMPKGAGAFQNGNVTAYDTTLGWRFPNPAMAELFPLEAMGETAENIVERSREGAYAGGEITRADQDAFALESQRRTVAALNAGRFKDEIVPVEVKGRKGVTVFDTDEHPRYAREGETFTLDTSADKLAGLKPAFRKGGSVTAGNASGLNDGAAALVLMSAGKARELGLEVLARWVGGAAAGVEPRVMGLGPIPATHKVLERTGLNTGDLDLIELNEAFAAQGLAVIRELGLDPEKVNVNGGAIALGHPLGMSGARLIVALTHELRRRGGRYGLATLCVGVGQGEAAIIERVQA, via the coding sequence ATGACCCACCCATCCCCCACTCCCCTGCAAGACCGCGACGTGGTGATCGTCAGCGCCGTCCGCACCCCGATTGGCGCCATTCGAGGCGCCCTGTCCACCGTGAGGCCCGATGATCTGGCCGCCCACATCATCAAGGCCGCCGTCGAGCGCAGCGGCGTGAATCCCGAACTGATCGAGGAAGTGATTCTCGGCTGCGCCAATCAGGCCGGCGAGGACAACCGCAACGTGGCGCGCATGGCCGCGCTGCTGGCCGGGCTGCCAGACACGGTGGCGGGCCTGACGGTCAACCGCCTGTGTGCCTCGGGCCTCAGCGCCATCAACACGGCGGCCCGCGCCATTCGCAACGGCGACGGTGACGTGTACGTGGCCGGTGGCGTGGAGAGCATGACCCGCGCCCCACTGGTGATGCCCAAGGGGGCCGGAGCGTTCCAGAACGGCAACGTCACCGCCTACGACACCACGCTGGGCTGGCGTTTCCCGAACCCTGCCATGGCCGAGCTGTTCCCGCTGGAAGCGATGGGCGAGACCGCCGAAAACATCGTGGAACGCAGCCGCGAAGGCGCTTACGCGGGCGGTGAGATCACCCGCGCCGATCAGGACGCCTTCGCGCTGGAATCGCAGCGTCGCACGGTGGCCGCCCTGAACGCCGGCCGCTTTAAAGACGAGATCGTGCCTGTCGAGGTCAAGGGCCGCAAGGGCGTGACCGTGTTCGACACCGACGAGCACCCCCGCTACGCACGGGAGGGCGAGACCTTCACGCTGGACACCTCGGCCGACAAACTCGCCGGGCTGAAGCCCGCCTTCCGCAAGGGCGGCAGCGTGACGGCGGGCAATGCCTCGGGCCTGAACGACGGCGCGGCGGCGCTGGTCCTGATGAGCGCAGGCAAGGCGCGGGAACTGGGTCTGGAGGTGCTGGCCCGCTGGGTGGGCGGCGCGGCAGCCGGCGTGGAACCGCGCGTGATGGGCCTGGGGCCGATTCCGGCGACGCACAAGGTACTGGAGCGGACAGGTCTGAACACCGGTGACCTCGATCTGATCGAACTCAACGAGGCCTTCGCCGCCCAGGGCCTGGCCGTGATCCGCGAGCTTGGCCTGGACCCCGAAAAGGTCAACGTCAACGGCGGCGCGATTGCGCTGGGGCACCCGCTGGGCATGTCTGGGGCGCGGCTGATCGTGGCGCTGACCCACGAACTGCGGCGGCGCGGCGGACGCTACGGGCTGGCCACCCTGTGCGTGGGCGTCGGGCAGGGCGAGGCGGCCATCATCGAGCGGGTGCAGGCGTGA